A window from Telopea speciosissima isolate NSW1024214 ecotype Mountain lineage chromosome 8, Tspe_v1, whole genome shotgun sequence encodes these proteins:
- the LOC122670735 gene encoding protein HEADING DATE 3A-like, producing MSKETESDPVVVGRIIGDVLDPFVRTISLRVTYGSREVSNGCEFKPSSVVNQPRVEIGGTDMRTFYTLIMVDPDAPSPSRPTLREYLHWLVVDIPATTGASFGQEIMCYENPQPVFGIHRFAFVLFQQLGRQTVYAPNWRHNFNTRDYASVYNLGLPVAALYFNCQRENGSGGRRPPQISIVR from the exons ATGTCAAAGGAAACAGAGAGTGATCCTGTGGTGGTTGGTCGTATTATAGGGGATGTGCTTGACCCTTTTGTTAGAACAATATCTCTGAGAGTCACTTATGGTTCTAGAGAAGTTAGCAATGGCTGTGAATTTAAGCCATCAAGTGTGGTTAACCAGCCTAGGGTTGAAATTGGAGGAACTGATATGAGGACCTTCTATACACTG ATCATGGTTGACCCTGATGCTCCCAGCCCTAGTCGCCCAACCCTGAGGGAATATTTGCATTG GTTAGTAGTAGATATCCCAGCAACTACTGGGGCCTCTTTCG GGCAAGAGATAATGTGTTATGAGAATCCACAGCCGGTGTTCGGAATTCATCGATTTGCTTTCGTGTTATTCCAGCAGCTTGGCCGGCAGACTGTCTATGCACCAAATTGGCGTCATAACTTCAACACAAGAGACTATGCTTCTGTTTACAACCTCGGATTGCCGGTTGCTGCCCTTTATTTCAACTGCCAGAGAGAGAATGGTTCCGGTGGCCGACGACCGCCACAAATAAGTATTGTTAGATAG
- the LOC122671956 gene encoding solute carrier family 35 member F2-like: MLLHSSIHMGCIAQKRARMVNFKKLLTKKTLLGLVLGQFLSLLITSTGFSSSELARRGINAPTSQSFLNYVLLAIIYGAIVIYRKKGLKAKWYYYILLGIVDVEANFLVVKAYQYTSLTSVMLLDCWTIPCVIFLTWFFLKTKYRLKKFVGVAICVTGLVMVIFSDVHAQDRTAGSSPVKGDFLVIAGSILYAVSNVSEEFLVTNADRIELMAMLGLFGAIISACQISILERQELHSIQWSAGAVLPFIGFALAMFLFYSFVPILLKHSGSTMLNLALLTSDMWAVLIRIFAYGQKVDWMYFIAFAAVVVGLIIYSWGSKEDDKGKVRVAEDTAEQSSTMDEEAAIGNTVQGSTVGSSKPGDGKHDSAPSVLQGIVVPDGKKNIIEDTQGSTS, from the exons ATGTTGCTGCATAGCAGCATTCATATGGGTTGTATAGCTCAGAAG agagcgAGAATGGTGAATTTCAAGAAGTTGTTGACGAAGAAGACGCTGTTGGGTCTTGTATTGGGGCAGTTTCTATCGCTTTTGATCACTTCGACGGGTTTTTCGTCTTCAGAACTTGCCAGAAGAG GAATCAACGCACCAACATCACAATCCTTTCTCAATTATGTGCTTTTGGCTATTATCTATGGAGCCATCGTAATCTACCGAAAGAAAGGACTCAag GCAAAATGGTATTATTATATACTCCTTGGTATAGTTGATGTGGAGGCCAACTTTCTAG TGGTGAAGGCCTATCAATATACGTCCCTGACTAGTGTGATGCTGCTCGATTGTTGGACAATCCCATGTGTCATATTCCTTACATGGTTTTTCTTGAAGACAAAATACAGGCTCAAAAAGTTTGTTGGTGTGGCAATATGTGTTACTGGTCTCGTTATGGTTATTTTTTCAGATGTCCATGCACAAGACAGAACTG CTGGAAGCAGCCCTGTCAAAGGAGATTTTCTTGTGATTGCTGGGTCCATTCTTTATGCAGTCAGTAATGTTAGTGAG GAGTTTCTAGTGACAAATGCTGACAGAATTGAGCTGATGGCAAtgttgggcttatttggggctATTATTAGTGCTTGCCAAAT AAGCATACTTGAGCGTCAAGAGCTACACTCAATCCAGTGGTCTGCTGGGGCA GTGCTTCCTTTTATTGGCTTTGCTTTGGCAATGTTTCTTTTTTACTCATTTGTGCCTATCTTGCTAAAG CATAGTGGGTCCACCATGCTAAACCTTGCTCTGCTTACCTCAGACATGTGGGCTGTCTTGATTCGCATCTTTGCATATGGTCAAAAG GTTGACTGGATGTACTTCATTGCTtttgctgctgttgttgttggACTCATTATCTATTCATG GGGTTCAAAAGAAGACGACAAGGGCAAAGTTCGAGTTGCAGAGGACACTGCTGAACAAAGCAGTACTATGGATGAGGAGGCTGCTATAGGAAATACAGTTCAAGGATCTACAGTTGGGAGCTCTAAACCAGGTGATGGTAAACATGACTCTGCTCCCAGTGTTCTTCAAGGAATAGTTGTGCCAGATGGCAAAAAGAACATTATAGAAGATACACAAGGGAGTACATCTtga